The stretch of DNA GCCCTCGGCGCCCACGTCATCGCCACCGCCGGCTGCGACGACCGCGCCGAGATCGCCCGCGACGCCGGCGCCGACGAACTCATCGACTACACGATCGAAGACATCGGCGAAGCGGCCAAGCGGCTTGCCCCCAGTGGAGTCAACGTCTGGTGGGACACCCGCCGCGAGCCCGACCTTATCCAAGCCGTCGGCGCCGCGGCCGAGCGCGGGCGGATCGTCGTCATGGCGGGCCGTGACGCGAAGCCCGCGCTGCCGATCGGTCCGTTCTACGTGAAGGGCTGCCACCTGCTCGGCTTCGCCATGTTCAAAGCCACCGCAGAAGAACAACGCGCCGCCGCCGAAGACCTCAATCGCTGGCTCGTCAGCGGCGAGTACCACCCAAGGATCGCGAAGACGTTCGCCCTCAAAGAGGCCGCCATCGCCCACACGTTGCAAGAAGCGGCAACGATCGACCGCAGCGCAACGCTCGCAGGAAAGATCATCGTCAAACCGTAGCAACAGACGGCGAGCCGGCGACGTTAGTCGTCGGTGTGAAGTGCGATCCAATTGAATGCGAAAACCGGCGCACACCGACGACTAACGTCGCCGGCTCGCCACAACTCTGTCTTTGAATCTTCCACTAAGGCATCCCCACCCCGCGCCGCACCAACCACTCCGAAGTCATCAGCCCCGCGAAAATCAAAAGCAGCGGCCACTTGTCGTAAAGCGTCGTCCTCGCGACGACCTCGCGGCGCTCGTCGAGTTCTTTCGCGGCGAGTTCCGCCAATAGCGTCGGCAGCTCTTCGAGCGCCAGCGTGCGGCCGCCATCGGCTTCGGTCGCTTGAGCGAGCCGTGCGAGCGTGTCGGGCTCGGCGCCGGGGCGTTCGAGCTCAAGGTCACGTTTTGGCACGTTGAACCGCGACTGCGCGTCGCCGAGCTTTGCATCACCTCGGAAGGCGCTGACCGCCATGCGGTAGTCGCCCGCTATGGACGTATCCGTGTAGACGCCCGTCGTGCGAACGCCGCCGCTCGGCAAGGGCAGCTCGACGACGCGTCCATCGGGCCGTGTGACAGAGGCTTCGTAACGGATCGGATTAGCGGCGTTGTTCTCTTCGTTCTCCTCAACGGCACGAACGCCGGCCACAAGGTCGAGGCGCGAACCCGCCGGCACGCGTCGCGAAGCGAGATCGATGTAGACCGAGGCGTTCGGGTCGTCGTCCTTCTTCGACAGCCACAGCACGGCCTGTCGCCAGAACCGCTGGTGCGCCTCGCGATGCCCCGTCAGCACCCACTGCCATGTCGAGTCGCCCGCGAACGCCAGCACGCGTCCGAGACCCGGCTGACCGATCACCAGCAGCGGCTGCGACCGCGCGCCGTCGGTGGTCGCGATCACCTGTGCGTTCGGCTTGAGGTCATCGCCGATGCGGTTGGCGCCCTTCAGCGGCGGCAGTTCTGACCACACGTCGTCGCCCAGCTCGACAATCGGATGCCGTGCGCTGGGAACCATCTTCAGCGGCCCCGGCAGATGAACGTCCTCCCGCAGCGCGGCGCCGAGCGTTTGCCGTTCGGCGCGACCGGGCGTCACGGGCAGGATGTCGCCGAGCGTCTCACGGTGCCCGCCCGGCCCGAAACTCTGCCGACCGCCGATCATCGCCAGCCCCGCGCCCGACTCGATCAGCTCCGCCATCCGCCGCCACGTCGTGCGACTCAAGCCGCCGGCGTCGACGTTGTCGATAAACACCACGTCCACGTCGCCGGGCTGCAACCGACTCGTCAGGTCGCGGCGGGGCTCGCGATAGTTGATCAGCTCCCAATCGATAACGATGTCGGGCGAAGCCGCCAGCGACCGGCGGATAAACTGCTGCTCAACACCCGGCGCAGCGCCGCCGACCTGATCGGTCCCGGCGAGATAGAGCACGCGTATGCCCCCTTCGCGGACCGTGACGAACGTGCTGGCCTCGTTGTTGTCGGCGACCGTCTCGCCCTCGATCGTGTCGGCCACGACCGACAGCTTCCACTCGCCCGGCGTCGGCGGCGCATAGCGCAGCGCGACCGGATACGAATCGACGCCCTGCCGCACGGTGATCTGCTTGGCGTCCACCGCCTCGAGTTTCCCCTCGGCGTTCTCCCACAAGAGCCGCACGACGACCGTCCGATTCGGAAATCCTGTGACGCGCATCGTGGCGCCCACGTCGAGCGGCGCGCCAGCGAACGCGGCGTCGCTCACTAGTAGATCGTCGATCGCCACGTCGGGCCGGTCCCCCGTGGCCCGATCGCCAACCGGCACGGCATATAGCGGCGCCCCCTCGGCAGCCAGCCGAGACACCGCCGCCAACGGCGCCGCGTCGCGCGGCGGTCTCGCGCGCTGCGCGCCATCGCTAACCACGATGACTCCCGAAAGCACGTCGCCCCCTTCGCCCCGCGCCGCGTCGAGCGCGTCGGCGAGAGACGAGC from Botrimarina mediterranea encodes:
- a CDS encoding NADPH:quinone reductase, which gives rise to MRAAYVHQPGPADTIVIGDMPTPDAGVGQCLVRVTVSAVNPIDTYVRGGLVAMNLPLPYIPGSDLAGVVEAVGEGVTGFAVGDRVWGSNQGLLGRQGTLAEYAAVDADLLYPIPEGVSDEIAAAGALVGVTAHLGLVREAQLKAGETILVVGGSGGVGSTVVQLAKALGAHVIATAGCDDRAEIARDAGADELIDYTIEDIGEAAKRLAPSGVNVWWDTRREPDLIQAVGAAAERGRIVVMAGRDAKPALPIGPFYVKGCHLLGFAMFKATAEEQRAAAEDLNRWLVSGEYHPRIAKTFALKEAAIAHTLQEAATIDRSATLAGKIIVKP
- a CDS encoding glutamine amidotransferase, with protein sequence MELTFDPVGGAWLGYVIAALLLAAPWVVPPRAVGLQPSKRRTIQVLRTLATLALLFAWARPTLVRVKTESLRPTLVMLLDASRSMTVEDALDGDSRWDATRRLLDVSSSALLRLSEKQDVRAFTFDRGLTPVELKGGQLALPTTPEGEETAIGSSLADALDAARGEGGDVLSGVIVVSDGAQRARPPRDAAPLAAVSRLAAEGAPLYAVPVGDRATGDRPDVAIDDLLVSDAAFAGAPLDVGATMRVTGFPNRTVVVRLLWENAEGKLEAVDAKQITVRQGVDSYPVALRYAPPTPGEWKLSVVADTIEGETVADNNEASTFVTVREGGIRVLYLAGTDQVGGAAPGVEQQFIRRSLAASPDIVIDWELINYREPRRDLTSRLQPGDVDVVFIDNVDAGGLSRTTWRRMAELIESGAGLAMIGGRQSFGPGGHRETLGDILPVTPGRAERQTLGAALREDVHLPGPLKMVPSARHPIVELGDDVWSELPPLKGANRIGDDLKPNAQVIATTDGARSQPLLVIGQPGLGRVLAFAGDSTWQWVLTGHREAHQRFWRQAVLWLSKKDDDPNASVYIDLASRRVPAGSRLDLVAGVRAVEENEENNAANPIRYEASVTRPDGRVVELPLPSGGVRTTGVYTDTSIAGDYRMAVSAFRGDAKLGDAQSRFNVPKRDLELERPGAEPDTLARLAQATEADGGRTLALEELPTLLAELAAKELDERREVVARTTLYDKWPLLLIFAGLMTSEWLVRRGVGMP